atttttaattaaattaatcaaatattataaaataaaaataaatgtataATACAGAATGCGGGTTACAAACAAGCTATTCTCGCTAACTCTCCTCCCCCCCTCCCCCTCTTACTGTGTTTGGACTAGAACTTTTACAAAGACAATTTAACTTAGGTTTTGCGAGCAGGAGTCGCGCGAATTGGTTTAGGTGCAATGATTGCAGTGCCTTGACTTCCAAGCACAAATGTATTTCTTCTAGTCTTCTAGTCTTCTCAATCAGTGACCAATCAGCATCGAGGAAGGCATTCctgaaaaaataatacataacaaGTTCATAAAAGTTCAAATATCAAAGTTTATGACTAATAATCACTCATGcaagaaaattataatttggTGATCCAGTAACTCAgcatattattaataaaaaaatacataattggAGTAGGCAGCAAGGATATACATAGAATCCCTAGCCAAACAAGGTTTTTAATATAGAGTGGAAGAGAAGGTAAGAAAAGATACAACAACGAAAATGAGAATAACACAAGATCATAACTGACAGTTGAAATGCCAACGAGCTAGTTTAGTATCACAATTGACACTAGGCCCAAGTTGTAAGACTAATTGTTTCCACAGAAGTGGCACACATCCGAGTGAATGCAGCTGACAGGATAATTTTACAAGTGATGGGGTGAAAACTTCAACAAAATACTTAAGAGAAAACAACAAGACTTTATGATTACTGATAAACCTGCACCGAACTTGCTCTTCAAAATCTCCTGAAAAAGTAACGCATACAAGATAAGGGGAAATTACATGAGAAAGCTGCCAGGAAATGGAATAAGTGAACAGCTCTGGTTTCTGATAAAACTTGTGTTCAAGATCAATCATTGAGTTAAAATTGTACTGTCATAATAGAAAGACATATACTTAAGTACCTGGTGATCAATATGAGCCCCTAAAGGACAAATTCGATAGGAAGATGCCACAATTCGAACTTCCTCATTCGTAACCCCTGCCATGTTAGAAACTCTTTGTCTCACTTCAGCTACCTGCAGGTTGCACAAGAATGAATCACGACATTTGAAAGAGTATTGAATCGGACTGAATGTTTAATCAAAAAGGCACTTTTCACTTTTCATTCTATATATGTTTTTCCCCCAATTATTCCACCTCCACTGAAATATACAATTCCTTACAAGTTTGACCATCTAAACCAGGGCATTCAGTTATTTATACCACAAAAATCTCAAATCCAGcacttaattatatataaatatacctTCTCTAACAATCAGAACCTAGAACCCCAACAACCAGAAACAATACACATTCAGAAGCTAAACCCCCAAACTTAAAACCCTATAATCTCAGAACCTCCCCAATTCACAGAACCAAATTTAGGAAAAACGAAACATACCATTTCTGCCTCGTTTGGCCATTGttgttcatcatcatcatcatcatagccACAGGCACCTTCTTCGACACTGAAACGAGAGAAGAAGTGAGGTAATgagcaagaaagagaagatagagagtGAATCAGAGAATTATTATCTAGTGAGTGCACGATGGTGAGCGACGAGACGACGATATGAGCTATGATGATGAGCCAAGGAGGCTTGCGACGATTGGGAGCACCGACGGTGAGCGCGCGAGACGACGATTGTGAGCTGCGACGGCGAGCTCACGAGACGACGGTGGTGAGCGCACGAGACTGCGATGGTGAGTGGCGGCGACGGCGAGAGACAAAGGGAGGTGAAGAAGTAAACCTCTGAATTCGAATGGCGGGTAATGATTTGCTTATATTTTggattttctgtgattttaatTCTAAACCATTGTATTATATTGTTGTATCCAATTAGCCAGTTTCTGAGTTGtgttttcttatttaatttctcttttattctcaAACTTATTTTAAGATGTTTTTCCCCTTTAAATTTCTTTATTCTTATTTGGACTGTGATATCATGATGATAATCATCCTTTGTTTGGTTCTGAATCATGTTATGCAGAAAttaatcttttatcttttttgaataaaaatattaggagGGTTTAATATATCTAGCACATCAAAAGTTAAAATCTGTTCAAAATATTAGGAGCATATCTCTCCAGTCTCTCTACATAGCAAAGATATCCCTCTTAATAGACCATCCGCCTTATACTTTGTGGTGTCAAGTTAAAAAATTGATGATATGGATTTACTTAAATCAAAGCATTTGGTTTTAGTCTCTGCCGTTAGTTTGTCTTTGTCAAAAGCTTTAGTTGGATTTATGTCTGCTATGTTAgtaattaacaaaaacaaactAATGGTATAGTCCAAAATCAAATGTTTCGAATTTTTTTAGACCAAAAATTCTAGTTTCTATCTATAAATTGAGCAATTTACTAGCAGAAGAAACTAACACTTGATCCTAGATTTTAGCAGAGTTCCCATATTCATTTCTTGGATTTGGTACATGTCTTTCAACTACCTCACCTACTAACTGCTGCTATCAAAATTGACGGTGGTTGGACAGAGGTAGCTGCTCTGATAGTCATGGTTTTTGGCTACCATTTCTTGGCGTATCTTTCGATGTGGCACATGAAGCTTCAATCCGGAGCATGATATCATTGATCCAAGCATAACAAGCAGTAGCCTGGATTGAAAGAAAGTGCTTCCATTTTTCGTGAAGAGTGATATTGGATGAATGCTCAAATTATAAAGAAGACTACATTGATGTGTTACTGTCCAAACTTGTATATAAGGACACAGTAATTATGTTGATCGAAGTCCGAATGAGCATGATTAAAGTTTGGTTAATCACATTAGCTTAATTCACATTTGGGTAACTCGTAAGTCataattattcaattgaaatataaaatacagaTTAAATGCAGTAAATATGTGTGCATTAAAAgtgttataataataataatcataaaagtTTTCATCAGTTATCAATATTCAAACCTTATACTATTTTATCTaattatacatattttataaactcttacattattactattatttggCTTAATTATATCCTCAGGTCTCTTATAGTTATTTCAATATgctatttattattgttttgtaaatttgtattttattctaTCTACCAAATAATCAAAAACAAaactactaataaaaaataggtaaaaaaatattacatataaCCTTTCCATATAATTATGCCAAAAAATATGATTTGCaaattctagaaaaaaaaaacaaataaaacaccGACACACTCAATCCCTCTATttcgataaataaaatagataatattaaaaagttcttattcaaaaaataaatattgcttatttaaataaagttcctattttttttaaaaatattataaaaattatcatGAATATAGAATACTAATTTTTTCAGACAAAAATCACATATCAAtcaagaaattacaaaaaatatatataaaaaaaattcaagaaatatCTTCAAATGAAAAACTTATATACAAAGGTGAATAAAAATGATCgtacaaaactcaaacaagttaatattttagaaagattcatctctataaaaagttaaaaacataTGAGAGGAAGAACAAACAAACAACTTCAAtagaaaggaaaaacaaaaaagtaaaacaaaCCTCACATAAGAAGACTAATAAATTTGTCAactacaaataatataaaaataaaaacaataaatgaatATGTAACTTTGTACGATTTTAGTATCAAATacctgtaattttttttaaaatacataatattttacTTCATATTTCCTTCTActtgaataattatattgaattatatagaaataccagaattaatattttgtacAATATTTTCAagtttaagattaatttatatattatttaatcaatttataaattatataacacTTTTAAATCTATACTATATACTAATGTTGTTGttttagtttagtataaaagaATTTAGAGACAATCATGTAAGATTCTAAGACTTTAAAATTACCACCAGCCTCTATCCCCCTTCGGCATTGCCATTAGGGAATCAGACTGGGGCCAAAAACATCTACTATTTATTGAATACTCTCTTCTTCAAGTACAACTAAGTTATCCCTTTCCATGTTACAACTAATCACACATTACTTACTAACATAATAACTATGAAGTActtaaaggaaaggaaagcataCACCACAAACAGTGAGTGAACAATATTTGTAATTCGAACTCAGATCAATGGAGATCTCAGTGACCATGATATCAAGTTTCTTTACTGATTCCTAGCCACTTCTTTAGAAGGAGTCGCAGCGCGACTTCTATTCTCCTTGAGAGTGTCCGTTTGGCATTCTCAAGGATCTTGAACCTCATAAAGAACTTCAAATTGTTGCACCAATTGTGACGCCTATATCAGAGCACTCCCTTCTTTGCTTATCAGCAGCCTCAATCTCAGTTCTGCCTTTGGATAAACGAATTTTGAATTGTTTCCCATATGAGCTGTGTCCTTCAAGGGTATACTGTACACTTCCCCCACGGTAGATTTCATCATCTTATCaacagaacaaaagaaaaagcagtCAATGTTATAATAAATGTATAAGATGTCAGCAGCAAAAGTtgggggaaaaaaaaaagaaatacatgAAAGAAGTAATGCAATTCAGGTGTTTAATAGTTCATAACACCACTGAAAATACCACCCTTACATCTGGCACACAAGAAGTACTCTCTAGCTCCAAACAAAAAACTACATGAGAATAGAAACCGTGCATGTAAGGAATGGTGCAATGAATTAACAGCACTAACAGCAATGAGGAGTTAGATTATACCTGCACTTTATCTACATATCAGAGAAACAAAAGCACCATTCATTTTTCAACCATAAACTATGGTAAATTTTGTTTAGATAAATCAACTATCTTGCATGAACTTTCTTTTGGTAAAAAAGGCTCAAAGAAATAGCACACTTCAACgaaatataaaagaatttaGAGCCAATCATATAAGACTGTAAGTTTTTTCAATTACCACTAACATCATTCTCTTATTGAGGAATGCATCAACAataaaacgaaagaaaagagaacaaatattaaatcaaaataatatacGATACTTTGCTGCATAGTTGATGGTATGCATTATGCAACATATGAAGCACTGTAAGATACAGCATTCTTTCTGAGTAttcaaaaggaatattaaatcaAGGTTGGAAGAAGAACCTAATTTCATCATGTCCCAACTCCCATGCCTAAGGGTCTGAAGCAAGTATCAAAGCATGTAAGAGTACTGCAATGAGTGAATACTCTTGATGAACAATGGAGTAAGAACGTTGTAAAGcagatgaagaatgaaaagctAGTGAGTCACTTTATATGCAGAGTATAAATGTTAATGCAGAAAACAAATGTATTTGGGGAAATACAGAATAACgttgtgagagagagagaaacagTTACCTGTTGAAGTTGTTGGATTACCAAATCCATGTGTCATCAACTTGAATGGCGGGGATGTGGGAGATTTTGGGCCAAAGCTGTGGATCCTTCTTCTGACATCGATTGCCCAGCAAAGGGCTTCTATAGATGCTTAGTTTTATTAGAGAGGCAGGCAGCTTTTCACCCTCCATATTCTCCAACTTGGGACATTCATAAATGTATAAATGTTGGAGGGAGGTGAGGTGGGCAAGTCCGTTGCATTCCAACGTCTCCACACTTTTCATGCCATACAGTGTGAGAGACTCAAGGGAGGCAGGCAACCAACCTTCCTTTGGGAGACACTTCACACTCTCACATTCACGATAAATACAAAGACTAGTTAGCCCGTGAAATTGGGAATTCATGAATACTGCAGTGCTCACTAGTTTCTCGCAGTAGCTGATTCCAAGAAATCTGAGGCTACGG
This sequence is a window from Arachis duranensis cultivar V14167 chromosome 2, aradu.V14167.gnm2.J7QH, whole genome shotgun sequence. Protein-coding genes within it:
- the LOC107476033 gene encoding uncharacterized protein LOC107476033; amino-acid sequence: MIQNQTKDDYHHDITVQIRIKKFKGEKHLKISLRIKEKLNKKTQLRNWLIGYNNIIQWFRIKITENPKYKQIITRHSNSEVYFFTSLCLSPSPPLTIAVSCAHHRRLVSSPSQLTIVVSRAHRRCSQSSQASLAHHHSSYRRLVAHHLSKKVPVAMMMMMMNNNGQTRQKWNAFLDADWSLIEKTRRLEEIHLCLEVKALQSLHLNQFARLLLAKPKLNCLCKSSSPNTVRGGGGEES